One Deltaproteobacteria bacterium genomic window carries:
- a CDS encoding slipin family protein — MFYLPILILLLLIILSAAVKICREYERGVIFRLGRLIGSKGPGLFLIIPGIDRMVRISLRTLVLDVPPQDVITKDNVSIKVNAVIYFRVMTPEDSVVQVEDYLYATGQLAQTTLRSIVGQVELDEILAEREKINQRLQGILDKHTDPWGIKVSLVEIKHIDLPQEMQRAMAKQAEAERERRAKVINAEGEYQAAKRLADAANIIQEYPIALQLRFLQTLREVAAENNSTTLFPVPIDLFEPFLKKLVGGKAKK; from the coding sequence ATGTTTTATCTACCCATTTTGATCCTTTTGCTCCTCATCATCTTGAGTGCTGCTGTCAAGATCTGCAGGGAGTACGAGAGGGGTGTCATCTTCCGGCTGGGGAGGCTCATTGGGTCCAAGGGGCCAGGGCTCTTTCTCATCATCCCAGGTATCGATCGGATGGTGAGGATAAGCCTGAGGACGCTGGTCTTGGATGTACCACCCCAGGACGTCATCACCAAGGACAATGTCTCCATCAAGGTAAATGCGGTGATCTATTTCAGGGTAATGACTCCGGAGGATTCGGTGGTCCAGGTAGAGGATTATCTCTATGCCACCGGCCAATTGGCCCAGACTACATTGCGCAGTATCGTGGGGCAGGTGGAGTTGGATGAGATCCTGGCGGAGCGGGAGAAGATCAATCAACGACTCCAGGGCATCTTGGACAAACATACCGACCCCTGGGGGATAAAGGTATCCCTGGTGGAGATCAAACATATAGACCTGCCCCAGGAGATGCAGCGGGCCATGGCCAAACAGGCCGAGGCCGAAAGGGAGAGGAGGGCCAAGGTCATCAACGCCGAGGGGGAATATCAGGCCGCAAAGCGACTCGCCGACGCCGCCAATATCATCCAGGAGTATCCTATCGCCTTGCAGTTGAGGTTCCTGCAGACCTTGCGGGAGGTGGCAGCGGAGAACAACTCGACCACCCTCTTCCCCGTGCCCATTGACCTCTTTGAGCCCTTTCTCAAGAAGTTAGTCGGTGGTAAGGCGAAAAAATAA
- a CDS encoding nodulation protein NfeD: protein MFKKVFLFFLIFSASISILSAQGGFIYLLKIEGVINPATAGFIIEGIEKAEKDGAPCLVIQLDTPGGLMESMRSIVKRILTSQVPIIVYVAPSGSRAGSAGVFITLAAHIAAMAPGTNIGAAHPVQMGEKKMSKEMEAKILNDTVAYIKNIARQRGKNEKWAESAVRESVSVTDKEALKLRVINLISPSLEDLLNRVDGRRVEISPGKVIALEVKGLEIRTLKMSFRDRLLYTISNPNIAYILLMLGMYGLFFELANPGVILPGVIGGICLILAFFAFQMLPVNYAGIALIILGIILFIAEIKVTSYGMLSVGGVISLLLGSIMLIESPAEFLQISFTRFILPVVLVSAGFFLFALTMVVRAHRRRPTTGREGLVGETGVAKTDLRPEGLVEVHGEIWSAVAEEEITAGEGIKVVGLKAMKVKVTRL, encoded by the coding sequence ATGTTTAAGAAGGTCTTTTTGTTTTTCCTCATCTTTTCTGCGTCTATATCTATCCTTTCTGCACAAGGAGGGTTTATCTATCTCCTCAAGATCGAGGGGGTTATCAACCCCGCCACAGCAGGGTTTATCATCGAGGGGATCGAGAAGGCAGAAAAAGATGGTGCTCCTTGTCTGGTGATCCAACTGGATACACCGGGTGGACTTATGGAGTCGATGCGTTCTATTGTAAAGCGTATCCTCACCTCTCAAGTGCCCATCATCGTGTATGTAGCACCCAGCGGGTCCCGGGCTGGGTCGGCGGGGGTCTTCATCACCTTGGCCGCCCATATAGCCGCCATGGCCCCAGGGACCAATATCGGTGCGGCCCACCCCGTGCAGATGGGCGAGAAAAAGATGAGCAAAGAGATGGAGGCCAAGATCCTCAACGATACTGTTGCCTATATCAAGAACATCGCAAGGCAGAGGGGCAAAAATGAGAAATGGGCCGAGAGTGCGGTGAGGGAGAGCGTATCGGTTACCGACAAGGAGGCCCTGAAGTTAAGAGTTATCAACCTGATATCTCCCAGTTTGGAGGACCTTTTAAACAGGGTAGATGGGAGGCGGGTGGAGATCTCTCCTGGAAAGGTGATCGCCTTGGAGGTCAAGGGTCTGGAAATAAGGACCTTAAAGATGTCCTTCCGGGACCGGCTCCTCTACACCATATCTAATCCCAACATCGCTTACATCCTCCTCATGCTGGGCATGTACGGACTCTTCTTTGAGCTCGCCAATCCTGGGGTCATCCTCCCCGGGGTTATCGGGGGTATATGTCTCATTTTGGCCTTTTTCGCCTTCCAGATGCTTCCGGTCAATTATGCGGGTATCGCCCTCATCATACTGGGGATAATTCTGTTTATTGCGGAGATCAAGGTTACCAGCTACGGGATGCTCTCTGTCGGGGGGGTGATCTCCCTCCTGCTGGGCTCCATCATGCTCATAGAGAGCCCGGCGGAATTTCTGCAGATCTCCTTTACGAGATTTATTTTGCCCGTGGTGTTGGTTAGCGCCGGTTTCTTTCTCTTTGCCCTCACCATGGTCGTGAGGGCCCATCGCCGCCGTCCAACTACCGGGAGGGAGGGTTTGGTCGGAGAGACAGGGGTGGCCAAGACCGATTTGAGACCAGAAGGCTTGGTGGAGGTCCATGGAGAGATCTGGAGTGCGGTGGCAGAGGAGGAGATCACGGCCGGGGAGGGGATAAAGGTGGTCGGCTTGAAAGCTATGAAGGTGAAGGTTACAAGGCTTTAA